One part of the uncultured Bacteroides sp. genome encodes these proteins:
- a CDS encoding glycoside hydrolase family 3 N-terminal domain-containing protein, whose protein sequence is MKKIFLAVMTLILTSSFSNGNKKEVYKDASAPVKDRVEDLLKRMTLEEKVGQMNQFVGIEHFKSAQASLTAEELRTNTANAFYPNTTVDDMIKWTETGGIGSFLHVLTLKEANYLQSLAMKSRLQIPIIFGIDAIHGNANAPDNTVYPTNIGLASSFDLDMAYKIARQTAQEMRAMNMHWTFNPNVEVARDARWGRVGETYGEDPYLVTLMGVQSVKGYQGNLNGKEDVLACIKHFVGGSEPLNGTNGAPADLSERTLREVFFPPFKAGVEAGAMSLMTAHNELNGIPCHTNEWLMEDILRKEWKFPGFVVSDWMDIEHTHDLHATAENIKEAFYQSIMAGMDMHMHGILWNEYVVELVKEGRIPESRIDESVRRILDVKFRLGLFENPYADEKQSMKIRLSDEHRATALEAARNGIVLLKNNGVLPLSQDKYKKVLVTGINANDMNILGDWSAVQKEENVTTILEGLKMIAPQTNFDFVDQGWDPRNMSQAKVDEAADKAKDADLNIVVAGEYMMRFRWKDRTGGEDTDRSDIDLVGLQNELIKKIAASGKPTILILVNGRQLGVEWAAENLPAIVEAWEPGMYGGQAVAEILYGKVNPSAKLAVTIPRSVGQLQMIYNHKPSQYFHPYVVKPSTPLYPFGYGLSYTTYKYDDLTLDKTEIGKDGNVNVSVKVTNTGDRDGVEIVQLYIRDKFSCVTRPVKELKDFARVALKAGESKIVKFNVTPDKLAFYDKKMNWQVEPGEFVVMVGTSSEDSALLKRSFLVK, encoded by the coding sequence ATGAAAAAGATATTTTTAGCCGTTATGACGTTAATTTTAACCAGCTCTTTCTCTAATGGGAATAAGAAAGAGGTTTATAAGGATGCTTCGGCTCCGGTAAAAGACAGAGTGGAAGATTTGCTTAAGCGAATGACTCTGGAAGAAAAAGTGGGGCAGATGAACCAGTTTGTAGGTATAGAACATTTTAAGTCTGCTCAGGCTTCATTAACCGCTGAAGAGCTGAGGACTAACACTGCCAATGCATTCTACCCCAACACTACTGTTGATGACATGATTAAATGGACTGAAACCGGAGGAATAGGTTCGTTCCTGCACGTGTTGACATTAAAAGAGGCTAATTATCTGCAATCTTTGGCCATGAAGAGCCGTTTGCAGATTCCTATCATCTTTGGTATTGACGCTATTCACGGAAATGCCAATGCTCCCGATAATACAGTTTATCCTACCAATATTGGTCTGGCTTCTTCTTTCGATCTGGATATGGCATATAAAATTGCCCGCCAAACTGCACAGGAGATGCGTGCCATGAATATGCACTGGACGTTTAACCCGAATGTGGAAGTTGCCCGCGATGCTCGTTGGGGCAGGGTTGGTGAAACTTACGGGGAAGATCCTTATTTGGTTACATTAATGGGAGTTCAGTCTGTTAAGGGATATCAGGGAAATTTGAACGGAAAAGAAGATGTGCTGGCTTGTATCAAGCATTTTGTTGGAGGTAGCGAGCCTCTTAACGGAACCAATGGCGCACCGGCCGATTTATCTGAGCGTACACTTCGCGAAGTTTTCTTCCCACCATTTAAAGCTGGTGTTGAAGCTGGTGCTATGTCATTGATGACAGCACACAATGAACTGAACGGCATTCCTTGCCACACCAATGAATGGCTGATGGAAGATATTCTTCGTAAAGAATGGAAGTTCCCGGGATTCGTGGTTAGCGATTGGATGGATATTGAACATACACACGATTTGCATGCTACGGCCGAAAATATTAAAGAGGCTTTCTATCAAAGCATCATGGCCGGAATGGATATGCACATGCATGGCATTCTTTGGAACGAATATGTAGTAGAACTTGTAAAAGAAGGTCGTATTCCCGAATCACGTATTGACGAATCTGTTCGTCGTATTCTGGATGTAAAGTTCCGTCTCGGACTGTTTGAGAATCCTTATGCCGACGAAAAGCAGAGCATGAAAATCCGCTTGAGCGATGAACACAGAGCAACAGCACTCGAAGCTGCACGCAATGGTATTGTTTTATTGAAGAACAACGGTGTACTTCCTCTTTCTCAGGATAAGTATAAAAAAGTATTGGTTACAGGTATCAATGCCAATGATATGAATATTCTGGGCGACTGGAGTGCGGTTCAGAAAGAAGAGAACGTAACTACAATCCTTGAAGGATTGAAAATGATAGCACCTCAGACTAACTTTGACTTTGTTGATCAGGGATGGGATCCTCGCAACATGAGTCAGGCTAAGGTTGATGAGGCTGCAGATAAAGCAAAAGATGCTGATTTGAACATAGTGGTAGCGGGAGAGTACATGATGCGTTTCCGCTGGAAGGACCGTACCGGAGGTGAAGATACTGATCGCTCGGATATTGATTTAGTGGGCTTGCAGAACGAGTTGATTAAGAAAATTGCAGCTTCCGGTAAACCTACAATCCTTATTCTGGTTAATGGTCGTCAGCTTGGTGTTGAATGGGCTGCCGAAAACCTTCCTGCAATTGTTGAAGCTTGGGAACCGGGAATGTATGGTGGTCAGGCTGTAGCAGAAATCCTTTATGGAAAGGTTAATCCTTCTGCTAAACTTGCAGTTACTATTCCTCGCAGCGTTGGTCAGTTGCAAATGATTTATAATCATAAGCCTTCTCAGTATTTCCACCCTTATGTGGTGAAACCAAGTACTCCGCTTTATCCATTTGGATACGGATTGTCGTACACAACTTATAAGTATGATGACTTGACTCTTGATAAAACAGAAATAGGGAAAGACGGTAATGTAAATGTCAGCGTTAAAGTTACCAATACCGGAGATCGTGACGGAGTAGAGATTGTTCAGCTTTACATTCGCGACAAGTTTAGTTGTGTAACCCGTCCGGTTAAGGAACTTAAAGATTTTGCCCGTGTTGCTTTGAAAGCGGGAGAAAGTAAAATAGTGAAGTTTAACGTAACACCAGATAAGCTTGCCTTTTATGATAAAAAGATGAACTGGCAGGTTGAACCGGGAGAGTTCGTTGTAATGGTAGGAACGTCGTCGGAAGATAGTGCATTACTAAAGAGAAGTTTTTTGGTTAAATAA
- a CDS encoding Rid family hydrolase, which produces MKYRFYTFSSYNVNVELSSFGETGHAVEYHLMFHVKGGELNYETQLRNLHRAYSELLNDELLTGAKPVMKRYFLSDAANQSEQLEEELKSFPECATSILQQPPLDGSKIALWCYLTTNTNPVYKHYWTAGAGIASGNSEEQTHTLLENYEAELQQRECTLEKDCIRTWFFVQNVDVNYAGMVQARRYNFLDQGLTEHTHYIASTGIEGRHANPKIHVLLDAYAVKGLQSRQIKYLYALSHLSPTAIYGVTFERGVSVLYGDRCQLYISGTASIDNKGEVLHKGDVVSQTRRMCENVEKLLEEGGSGSQDLAQIIIYLRDAADYKVIRLMLEKQFPEIPKQYVLASVCRPTWLIEMECIAIRKNNNPEFGNL; this is translated from the coding sequence ATGAAATATAGGTTTTATACATTTTCTTCTTACAACGTAAATGTAGAACTGTCTTCTTTTGGCGAAACCGGGCATGCGGTGGAGTATCATCTCATGTTTCATGTAAAAGGAGGAGAGCTAAATTATGAAACTCAGTTAAGAAATTTGCATCGTGCTTATAGCGAATTACTGAATGATGAACTTTTAACTGGTGCAAAACCGGTTATGAAGCGTTATTTTCTTAGTGATGCAGCAAACCAGAGTGAACAATTGGAGGAGGAATTAAAATCGTTTCCGGAGTGTGCTACTTCTATTCTTCAGCAGCCTCCGTTAGATGGTAGTAAAATTGCATTATGGTGCTATTTAACAACCAATACTAATCCTGTATATAAACACTATTGGACGGCTGGTGCCGGAATTGCTTCGGGCAATTCTGAAGAGCAAACTCATACTTTATTGGAAAATTATGAGGCCGAATTGCAACAACGTGAGTGTACATTAGAAAAAGATTGTATTCGTACCTGGTTCTTTGTGCAAAATGTAGATGTGAACTATGCCGGTATGGTACAAGCCCGTCGTTATAATTTTCTGGACCAGGGGCTTACCGAACATACCCATTATATTGCCAGTACAGGTATTGAAGGGCGTCATGCAAATCCAAAGATTCATGTTTTATTAGATGCTTATGCTGTAAAAGGACTGCAATCACGCCAGATTAAATACCTTTATGCATTAAGTCATTTAAGTCCTACAGCCATTTATGGGGTAACCTTTGAAAGAGGTGTTAGTGTATTATATGGAGACAGATGCCAGTTGTATATAAGTGGAACTGCCAGCATTGATAACAAAGGTGAGGTTTTGCACAAAGGAGATGTTGTATCTCAGACTCGCAGGATGTGCGAAAATGTAGAAAAACTTTTGGAAGAGGGAGGTTCCGGTTCTCAGGACTTAGCACAAATAATTATTTATCTGCGTGATGCTGCAGATTATAAAGTTATCAGGCTTATGCTTGAAAAACAATTCCCGGAGATTCCAAAACAGTATGTACTAGCTTCTGTTTGTCGTCCCACTTGGCTTATTGAAATGGAATGCATTGCTATTCGGAAAAACAATAATCCTGAGTTTGGCAATCTATAA
- a CDS encoding DUF6057 family protein, which translates to MNKVIKFLVRILPFLFGLVVFLFFAFSYNNHLHYEEQLQMFLFTSDYWLNLLERPGGLADYIGTFFTQFYYYSWLGALIIAFMLVLLQQQMSMLANRIVQNDIFTPLTFIPSILFWQLLCDENYLLAGLVSALLILFAAQIYSFIKNPIVRICMSVVMLCMLYWLAGGIFWVFGALCLIFEWGYFKQFSKKQWIISIVLLLLFVALPPLVAKSYLQYPLSRLWWGLSYNRYPIVSPYPLLIIWLSFIIIPFIFKYLPTEMKKSIKVLCFVVQIVLLIFAGNALVRLTADWSKEEIMAYDYSVRMKDWNKVIAMANHKDPSAPLSVACLNLALSKEAKIGDCMFRYYQNGPEGLLPSFQRDFTLPLIAGEIYYHLGFLNTSMRYAFEAMEAIPDYKKSSRAIMRIAEVNLLNGEYKVAAKYLRMLQHTMFYSDWATKALACIGNEKRINMNPEWAALKKYRLEEDFLFSEEEKDQMLGLLFLHCPTNRMAYEYLMAYTLLTKDLNHFVQYFPLGKNLGYKEIPAHYQEALIFAWSNHSSDLEKTPWPINNAVKQNLLSYANIYSANKNSEALLFNGFSQTYWYYLHFRK; encoded by the coding sequence TTGCCCTTCCTATTTGGCTTAGTGGTATTTCTCTTTTTTGCTTTTTCTTATAATAATCATCTTCACTATGAAGAACAACTACAGATGTTTCTTTTTACTTCTGATTATTGGTTGAATCTTTTGGAACGTCCAGGTGGATTAGCAGATTATATAGGAACTTTTTTTACTCAATTCTATTACTATTCATGGCTGGGTGCTTTGATTATAGCCTTTATGTTGGTATTGCTTCAACAGCAAATGAGCATGCTTGCTAATAGGATTGTACAGAATGATATTTTTACTCCATTAACTTTTATTCCATCTATTTTATTTTGGCAATTACTTTGTGATGAAAATTATTTGTTGGCCGGATTAGTTTCTGCATTATTGATTTTATTTGCAGCCCAAATCTATTCATTTATTAAAAATCCTATAGTCAGAATTTGCATGTCTGTTGTTATGCTATGTATGCTTTACTGGTTAGCGGGTGGAATCTTCTGGGTGTTTGGGGCTCTTTGTTTAATCTTTGAATGGGGATATTTTAAACAATTCTCAAAAAAACAGTGGATAATCAGTATTGTTCTTCTTTTACTATTTGTTGCATTACCTCCATTGGTAGCTAAAAGCTATTTGCAATATCCTTTATCCAGATTATGGTGGGGACTTTCTTATAATCGATATCCGATTGTATCTCCCTATCCACTTTTGATAATCTGGTTATCTTTTATTATTATACCATTTATTTTCAAATATTTGCCGACAGAAATGAAAAAGAGCATAAAAGTATTATGCTTTGTTGTTCAGATAGTTCTACTTATATTTGCAGGAAATGCTCTTGTTCGCTTAACAGCTGATTGGAGCAAAGAAGAAATTATGGCATACGACTATAGTGTGCGCATGAAAGATTGGAATAAAGTGATAGCTATGGCAAATCATAAGGATCCTAGTGCCCCTTTATCTGTTGCATGCTTAAATTTAGCTTTGAGTAAGGAAGCTAAGATAGGTGATTGTATGTTCCGCTATTACCAAAATGGCCCTGAGGGATTATTACCAAGTTTTCAGCGTGATTTTACATTACCATTGATTGCCGGTGAAATTTATTATCATCTTGGTTTTTTGAACACATCTATGCGTTATGCTTTTGAAGCGATGGAAGCTATTCCTGATTATAAGAAAAGCAGTCGTGCTATAATGAGAATTGCCGAAGTTAATCTCCTTAATGGCGAATATAAAGTGGCAGCCAAATATCTTCGTATGTTGCAACACACCATGTTTTACAGTGATTGGGCTACGAAAGCTCTGGCATGCATTGGCAATGAAAAGAGAATTAATATGAATCCTGAATGGGCCGCGTTAAAAAAATATCGTTTAGAAGAGGACTTCCTTTTTAGTGAGGAAGAAAAAGATCAAATGTTAGGTTTGCTTTTCCTTCATTGTCCAACAAATCGAATGGCTTATGAATACCTAATGGCATACACTTTATTAACAAAAGATTTAAACCATTTTGTTCAATATTTCCCTTTAGGTAAGAATTTGGGATATAAAGAAATTCCTGCACATTATCAAGAAGCACTAATTTTCGCTTGGTCTAATCACTCCTCTGATCTTGAAAAAACTCCTTGGCCTATAAATAATGCAGTTAAACAAAATCTGCTAAGTTACGCAAATATTTATTCTGCCAATAAAAACTCAGAAGCTTTGCTTTTTAATGGATTCTCTCAAACATATTGGTATTATCTTCATTTTAGAAAATAA